The stretch of DNA AAAATCCAGGGTCTGGAAACATATGAGATTTTGTCCCATGCTTGGGAAAGCACAGTGAGCATGGGCACAGGTGCACAAGTATAACCCCACGTGTGCCTGTGCCTGTACATGCACAGGTGTTTGCACTCCCCTTCCAGGGTCATTGCTGAATGCTGCTTTCCAGGAAAACAAGGTGGCAGGGTTAATGGGAGCCTCTCCAGGCAGGTGTGAAACAGGTGGTCACAGTGCTGCTACAGTGAGGTGGCACCAGGGAAACACCTCTGAGGAGATTCCCTGTGAAAAGTGATGAGCCATGAGCTGCAGTACTCCGTGGGGCACCAACATTCCTTCTTCATGAAGGAGCTGAATCCATGGACCCCAGCTGGGACAAGAGATGTGAAAAGGAAGGTCTAAGGAGGTGCAGTGGtgaagcagcagaaaggaaTTTGCAAAGCTGTACACCTGGGCAGGGCAAACCTGATGCTATGTGCTGGGGTAGTAGGTGGGCAGAGCTGTAGAAAAACCCACCTAGGCATAAAatcagggagggagggagggagggagggagggagggagggagggaaggaaggaaggaaggaaggaaggaaggaaggaaggaaggaaggaaggaaggaaggaaggaaggaaggaaggaaggaaggaaggaaggaaggaaggaaggaaggaaggaaggaaggaaggaaggaaggaaggaaggaaggaaggaaggaaggaaggaaggaaggaaggaaggaaggaaggaaggaaggaaggaaggaaggaaggaaggaaggaaggaaggaaggaaggaaggaaggaaggaaggaaggaaggaaggaaggaaggaaggaaggaaggaaggaaggaaggaaggaaggaaggaaggaaggaaggaaggaaggaaggaaggaaggaaggaaggaaggaaggaaggaaggaaggaaggaaggaaggaaggaaggatgttAAGCTGAGTAAAGAGTTAGGAAAGCTCAGCCATCCTAGAGCAGAAAGGCTTCAGTGACAGCAGAGAGCAGCcaagagagacagaaaacagaatgCAGCCAAGAAAGTCTTGAGCCGAGGCCAAATGATTAGCTCAAGTCATTAGCTGCTGCAGACgatgctccagggctgtgccagcagtggagggctctgggctgtgctgccaggtgGAGCTCCAGAAGGCTCACCTGGGCGTAGGCACACCAGCTCTGTCCCTCTATCCCAGCTCCttgcccagcagcaggagtgggctgcagcagcctcatGGGGGTCAAGGGCTGCTTTTGGGGCTGCACAAGTGTTAGAGGGGCTTTGGATTCCAAGTAAAGCCCCAAggtgttttttggtgttctctCCACCAACGCTGCTCTCCTGTGGTCTTGAGAGCAGAGAGGATGTGGGAAAGTGGCTGGTGGGCAACAGGGGCTCTTACCCTTCCTGCCCCAAGGAATTTCCCAGTCCTGGCCATCCCCTGGCCATCCCCTGGCATTCATGCTGTCCTAGAGGGCATAGCCCAGAGATTCCTCTCAACCCTTTTGTTCCCTACATGTAACTCCCAAGTGTCTTCCTTCCCCCACCTTCTGTTTTGCTGTCTGAAGACCCTTGGCTTTGGAGTGTCTCATGCTGTTATTCCTCCTTCCATTTCCCCAGAACTCCAGGTCCCTCTGCTTGTCTCCCATCCTTGCCTCCCCATGGCAGATCTGCTCCTTGGCTGTGAAAAAGCATCTGCTGTACTCTGAGGATATCCTGTGTTGGGGCCAGTGTGAGCCCTGCCCCAAGAGCTTCAACAAGCCAAGAACCTCACAGTCTCCCCTGCCCATTGTCAAAGAGCCAACAGAGCAGTGagagcagcccccaggggtTTGTTCTGTCCTATAAGCTTGTAGATCAGTCCACAGGTGAACAGGGTGTGCAGCCTCACCAGGCATCCTTCTTCACCAAGCCATGCAGAGCTTGTCAAGGAGCTTGCTGATTGGCTGTACAAGTCTTTTTGTACAGGTCTTTGAGCTGTCCTGGCCATCCCCTCCGAAATCCCTGGAAGGGTTGCAGAGAGGACAGGCAGAATGATGGCAGGGAGTCAGGGCTGGAGGCACCCCACTGACCACTGCCATCTCAGTGCTATTTGCAGGAAGCATCTGGATGGGAAACTACAGCCCAAAGGTGATGCTCAGGGACATGTGTATTGCAGAGATCCTGGGAGATTGTTGCTTACTTAAGAGTGTAGAGCAAGACACAACGGAAGATTTATTTGGATCTCCTGCACATCACCCATGGTGACCTCAACATCAGCAACACTGAAGTCAGTGAGTATTAGAGACAGAGCAAGAATTGGAATATTTTGAATCCTTCTGAACCAGATCCTCAGGTTCATCTTTGCTACTTCAGGGCAAAGCTGTGacttgctatttttttcttccttatctcCATTTAAATTAGATTGACTGTGTTCACTCAGTTCGAGGAGATCCAGTGGGGCCCTGGGCCCCATAGGCTGCTGTAGCCTCAGTCCTTGTGCTACACCAGGACTGGGAATGTGATGGGAGCTGTGTGAggctgccatgggctgggaatTGCAAGGGGAATTGAAGCAGCTGCAGTGTTTTCCCAGTATTTCCCAATGAAATGAATGCAGCCAGGCCAGATCCCACTGCAGGGACTGGCTGTAGCTGGAATTTGCTGAAATTCCCCCTTTGCCCTTTCCAGCTCTGTAGCTAGATGTGGCAGGCAGACCACCACCAGACAGCCTGGGGAGAGCGCTCCTGACGGCTCCTGTGGCTGTCAGGTGTCCAGGAAGGCAGCAGCATGGTCAGTGCTCCCTGAGGAGAGCCCAGGGGTGAAGGTGATACCCTCATGGTCTGTTTCGATAGGGTGGATTTCCCACAGGGATCATTAGCCCCTTCTGATTTCCATTTTAATTAACAGCTGCATTACCAAGGTTTCTGCAGGCATGAGTGCTCATGCTGTATCCTGTGGTGTCCTCAGGGCCAGAGCTCCAGTGCTCCCTAATTGCTCAGGAAGAGGTTTAAATGAGTCACTGCCAACAATGCTCCTCCTTCATCCCGACCAAATCCTCTGCCTGTTTGTGCCTCTGGGGACCCTGGACCCTGAAGCATCCCTGTCTGTCCCATCTCCACCACTTCTTCTGGTCCCCGAGGCTCAGCCCTATGAGTGGGATGGGTGACCTTCCTGAATGCCACGGGGATGCACTTCACAGATGATCACACTTTTCTTAGAAATCTTACTGACCCCAATAGAGGGGGAAACACACCACATTCCCCTTTCACAATGCAAGTGGAAAGCCCCTTTCCTCACCCTGGTGTTCTTCCTGGGGAACAGAGGCGTGTGAAGCTGCTGTGCTTTGACCCACTTGGCTCCCTGACAACTGTCATGAGGCAGAACAACCTCCCTTTCCTGCCTTTGTCATTGGCAGGGGTGGTGGGCAGCTCGAGGGATGGGGGTCCCCTGCAGCCAGAGGTGGCTAAGAGGTTTAGTCCCAGATGGATATATTCCCAACCCAGCATGCTCCTTTTGGTGTAGAGGCAGttgggagccagcagcaggcGGGAAAACCTTGTGCCAGGGAAGTGGtgtctggggacacctgtgcTTGCCGTGGGGTGCAGgacccagcagtgcctggagggGAGTCCCACAGCACGGGACTCCCAGCACCCCCTGACAGCCCTTGGTTGTGTTCCAGGGTCTGTCAATCACACTAAACATGCAAGGAGGCGAGGGTTTGCTGCTGGGAAGCCCCCCAAGCACCCCTTGCCAGTGGGTCAGGGCTTTGCTCTTGGGACCCACTCTTTGCAGAGGGCTCCACACTGTCAGACCAACCCCCAGTGAGGAGCTGGCTCTGGATTAGGAGCAGTTCTGGCTACCAGCAACCAGGAGCTGTCATCCTCCCTGCTGCGACATCTCTTTGGCAGTGTCCTGAGGAGATTAAGTAGAGACCAGGTTGCAAAAGCAGCCTACAGCCCCAAACCTGTGGGGAGCCGGGGGCTGATGATGGATGCTAATCCTCCACTACCTAAACTCGCCTTCTGCTGGTTTGTGAGTGTCAGCAGGTGCTGACTGAAGTTAAGCTGGCACATCCTGTTTGTGCTACTCCTCCTGCCCACCAGCCCTCTCCTGATTGCTTCTCCACAGCACTGGCTTGCTGGGGcatgggagcagccagaggcaATTATTTCCTGATGGAGGAGATCACCCCGCATAGGAGGCTGgtgccagtgccagtgccagtgcAGGGATGTAGCACCATATCTGGTGGCATGGCTGGAGTCTCCTTTTGCTTCTTACCATGGAGTGAGGAAGGGGCAgagcctctcctgctgctgagaggagcagagggacTCACTGAGATCCTCGGGTGCCAGCTGTGTGCCTTGTGCCTGGGTAGATATTTATCCACGTGGAAGGGGTCTGTACACTGCTCTCCACTGAGGTACAAGGACCGTCCAAAGCTGGAGCAAGAGGAAAGGTGCAGGCACAGAGACTCAGCTCCAGGGTTTGGTTGTCCCtgttgcaaaatatttttcctgttgtcAGTGGTAATTTATCTGGGTGCATCTGATGCCTTTATGTTTGTCCTGTCCCCGGCACCTCAAAGGAGACCCTGACTCTGGCATCTCCAACTCCCTAgaaggcagctgctggcagcagtgagCCTTCCATCCTTCTTTCCCTGGGCTGCAGAGACCCAGTGCTCTCTGCTTCCCACAAGGGACTGAAGCAGCCTGGTTTAAGGGACATCACTGCAGgtggcactggcactggcacGGTGGTGAGTCACCATACCAAGGAGAAACAGCCCCcgtccctgtgctcctgtgaAGATTCAAAGCGGGAGCGCTGGTCCTCACTCTCAGCAGTGCCCACGCAGCGGGTGAGCTGCTGGCACCCtgagctgtgcacacagcctcaGTGGGGGATTTCTGCTCTTGCATGGAGAAAACCTGTTTACAGGAAGCTCTGTAGCTGCCTTTGGCCAAGAGCCCatttcctgggacacctggaaaTCAGGTTGTCTTTTGGCCTGTGAGATCTTGGCCCTGGAGTGGAGCATGCTGGCTGGGCTCTCCTCTCTCTGCCAGCTTTGGATGTGCCCCCACACAGGCACTGGGGAGGGCAAGGGGAGAAAGCCAGGCTTCATCAACCAGACAGGGAGACTCTGGGGGAGGACACAGTCATCAGCCCAGTACCAACATATGCCCTAAAAATGGGGTTGAGGCAAATTCTAAGCCCCATAGCACCAGAGGGTTGAGACTATGCAATATTTAAAGTGAATGTCCCATGAAGAATGTCTCAGTGAAGACACTGGGAAATGTGTGGGGTGAGAGCCCCCCCAGGTGCCATCCCAGCACCCTGGGGTGCTTTCACAAGGTAAAGGgaccctggagctgcctggtcCTGACCAGCAGCACCTATGGCCTGAGTGctggcagagagggaaaaagagtGTTTGGCTATGGGACCACAGAACagctggctgcagggaaagcagctgctgggataTTCGGGAACTGCTCAAAGATTAGAATCCAGCCTGTTGTAAGACTTGTTACGACCTCCCAGCTTCCAAAAGAAAGTGAAAGCCATGGGCTGGAAGGATATATAAGtagtggggagcagcagcagcagcagggctcagggAAGCTGTGCAGAACTCGCCTCTCCTGCCTGGAGCTCCATTGTCTCCAACCCACCCTCTGCCAGACTCAGCAGcaaaatgcagcagctgcatCTTCTCTGCCTCAGTCTCCTGTTACTGGGACATATCCTAGATGGTAAGAGGGGACCTCTCGGGCTGTCTTTCCTGCAGAAATGAGAGGATtctgtttcttctctcttttgcaCTTCCAGCAGACTTTTAGAGGGACATATGGCTGCCACTCCATCACAGCCCTCCTACATCCTCTTCTAGTAACCTGTCCTGCTCAAAGTCCAGACATgatcctgcagggctctggggctgggaaggCATGTTTGGGAAAGGCCGTGGAGCAATCCTGCCTCCCAGTGCTCTAGCCCAACTTGCACACATCAGGCTGGGATTGTCTTGGTCCCATTCTCCCCAGAACATGAAGGGAGCATTCCTGTCACCCTGTGGTGTAGGGCAGCCTGGAGGCAAGTGGCAGGGCTGATGTTTGAGGGACTGTTGGTGTTGGACGTGGGGTTTGCACGGGTCACAGCTGTCTGGGTGGGTGACATCAGAACCTCTACCTGAGGTGGGGAGCTGGGGCATCCAGACCCTTTGTGGTGCTGCACCACACCTTGCTGCTGAGGGTCTGGCCACTGACAGACGTCAGTGGGTGCTGCCAGCCTTGTCAGGCATTTTGTGAATACAGCATTTGTTGGGAGGGTGACTCTGGATCTCCTTCCCTGCAGAGAAGCACAGACAGCTATGTCCTTCAGCTGTCACAGGAATGATCCGTGTGGGGTGGGCTGGTGGTGGGGTAGCTGCCAAACCTGTGATTGCTTCAGTAAATAAAGCTGAAGTCATACCCAGCCCCTCAGAACTGCGTGTTTGTATTGCAGCACCCTAAAGCAGGGTAAGGACCCCCGTGTCCTGCCTTGCTAGGTGGGGTGCAGGAGGGACACAGTCATGCAGAAGGGTTGCCTTCTGCCTGTTTACTCTTTCTCAtctcctttgctttctgttggAAGGAGGCAAAGGGCTCCCAGCACTGGGGTGTGAGTGCAATAAAGCTGGTGCCTGTGTGCCCAGCCAGGGCCGTGTGTGACAGCATTCCTGCAGGCAccatcctgctgcagccccttcaccctctggggaggctgggagagGTGCAGCTGACCTCAGCCTGCATGGCGTGTTCCTCCTCCAGTGCACAGCGGGAACAACGTCCTCGACTGCTGCTTGCGGACAAGCGAGACACCCATCCCGAGGCGGATCGTGCAGGATTACCGGCTCCAGCTGGTGCAGGACGGCTGTGACATCCCTGCTGCCGTGTAAGAGCAGGCTGGTGATGGCTGAGGGACAAGGCCTCGTGTTGGCCGAGGGATGGACCTTGCATGGAGGAAGGGTTGAAGGCAGAGCAGGACGGCAGAGGGATGTCGAGCTGGATTTGAGGGTGAAGGAATGGGGAGAGCTGCAGAAGAGATCCTGAAGATCCAGAAGAGGCTCAGTGGGAGGGGGAGCAGCTGAGAGGGGATAGCATGGGACAAAAGCCTGGGAAGAAAGTCATCTATAGGCAGAGATGGGGGAGGGCAGTGAGGTAGGCAGCAGGTGAGAACTTGAACTGTTCTTGAGCATGCATGGGATGTCTGCTTACTAcatcttgtttttttccctcatggaCGTGGCAGATTCATCACCACAAAGGGCAAGCGCCTCTGTGCACCCCTCCGTTCCCCATGGGTGATTCGTCTCCAAGAAAGGCTGGATGCTGGCTCTGCCAAGAGGGTAAGAAccatccctgctctcagccAGGCATGAGATCAGCCCAGAGGGTGGGTTTCTCCACTGCCAAACAGGCTTCTCCCATTGTGACTGGGctgctgggaagagcaggggcATGCTCTACCGAGGCATGGATAATTTGTCTTGgtctccatccctgctgcctcaAACTGGAACCAGTCTGCCTCCTTGATAGTCCCTCTTCCACCCCAAATAAATGCAGTTCTGAGGCTTTTGTCTACCCAGTGCCACTCTTGTCTGAGCCTGGTGTGTGCCATGGCAAATGGCATTGGGAGCAAAATCCCTCCCCATTCTGTCCCACAAGCCTGGAGTCTGCTGCTTTTGCATCTTCATGGGGAGGGCTTGTGATGAGTTTGGCGGGTGCTTTACAAGCCCTGATAGGTCCATCACTACCGTGGCTTGTCCAGCAGAGGAAGGGACCCTGGGGAAGCTCATACCCCAAGGAGCACACTAACACCAGTTGGGTTTTTCACTTCCTCAGGGCAAACCCCAGGGCAAGTAGGTCCTGAAGAAGCCATGGCTGGTTCCAACAGCTGGAGGGGACTGCCTCCCATCTGTGAATCTGATGCTAATGGAACCAACCTGCTTCCACCTCCAG from Poecile atricapillus isolate bPoeAtr1 chromosome Z, bPoeAtr1.hap1, whole genome shotgun sequence encodes:
- the LOC131572666 gene encoding C-C motif chemokine 19-like encodes the protein MKNVSVKTLGNVWVGSSSSSRAQGSCAELASPAWSSIVSNPPSARLSSKMQQLHLLCLSLLLLGHILDVHSGNNVLDCCLRTSETPIPRRIVQDYRLQLVQDGCDIPAAVFITTKGKRLCAPLRSPWVIRLQERLDAGSAKRGKPQGK